In the genome of Drosophila pseudoobscura strain MV-25-SWS-2005 chromosome 3, UCI_Dpse_MV25, whole genome shotgun sequence, one region contains:
- the Rep gene encoding rab proteins geranylgeranyltransferase component A, giving the protein MADDLPEQFDLIVIGTGFTESCIAAAASRVGKSVLHLDINDYYGNVWGSLGIEDLISLLAREAAPHSTLRNGSYHWHEQSAATPTSETEEMKVETGQVWTQETVLAMSRRFCIDLCPRVLYSAGELVQLLIKSNICRYTEFRAVDNVCMHQNGTIVSIPCSRSDIFNTKSLTIVEKRLLMKFMNACNDYGEDKCNEDTLAFRGKTFFDYLKAQRVTEKIASCVTQAIAMCGPDTSFEEGMLRTQRFLHSLGRYGNTPFLYPMYGCGEFPQSFCRQCAVYGGIYCLKRSVDDCSVDVNSNEVLISSAGTTFRAKHVVSAPRYLPASRDCVMRPHLSRGLFLSSTPLGNDVLNKGGGGVNILRLMDNVGAREAIFIQLSHYSGACPKGLYLFHLTTPAISDDPASDLRIFTLQLFQYADPEIIFSSYFTLTAQSQPDKGGADNIVYYTDAPSYEMDYYDAIANARHIFGKLYTDVEFLPRAPDVEEIVVDGEDPSALNEHSLPEDLRAQLQDMQQATEEMDIQD; this is encoded by the exons ATGGCGGATGACTTGCCGGAGCAGTTTGACCTAATAGTCATAGGCACAG GCTTCACTGAGTCTTGCATTGCCGCGGCGGCCAGTCGGGTGGGCAAGTCCGTGCTCCATTTAGACATCAATGACTACTACGGTAATGTCTGGGGCTCATTAGGCATTGAAGACCTGATAAGTCTGTTGGCCAGGGAAGCTGCACCGCACTCGACGCTACGCAATGGAAGCTACCACTGGCACGAGCAATCTGCTGCCACTCCCACGTCAGAAACGGAAGAGATGAAAGTAGAGACTGGGCAGGTATGGACGCAGGAGACAGTGCTGGCCATGTCGCGTCGATTCTGCATTGATCTCTGCCCACGTGTTCTATACTCCGCTGGAGAGCTGGTGCAGCTGCTTATCAAGTCCAACATTTGTCGCTATACGGAATTCCGTGCCGTGGATAATGTGTGTATGCATCAAAACGGAACGATCGTTTCGATACCCTGTTCGCGCAGTGATATCTTTAATACGAAGTCGTTGACTATAGTGGAGAAGCGATTGCTGATGAAATTTATGAACGCGTGCAATGACTACGGCGAGGACAAGTGCAACGAGGATACTCTGGCCTTCCGGGGCAAAACGTTTTTCGACTATCTAAAGGCGCAGCGTGTGACCGAGAAGATTGCCTCATGCGTGACGCAGGCCATTGCCATGTGTGGACCTGACACTAGCTTTGAGGAGGGAATGCTGCGCACTCAACGATTTCTACACAGCCTCGGTCGTTATGGCAACACGCCCTTTCTTTATCCCATGTACGGGTGTGGGGAATTTCCTCAAAGCTTCTGTCGTCAGTGTGCTGTATACGGGGGCATTTATTGCTTGAAACGATCTGTGGATGACTGTAGCGTGGATGTCAACTCGAATGAAGTTTTGATAAGCAGCGCTGGAACAACGTTCCGCGCGAAACATGTGGTTTCTGCTCCTAGATATCTGCCAGCATCGCGCGACTGCGTGATGCGACCTCATCTATCTCGCGGCTTGTTTCTATCCTCCACTCCTTTGGGCAACGACGTGCTGAATAAAGGTGGCGGTGGTGTTAATATCCTTCGTTTGATGGACAACGTAGGAGCGCGGGAGGCCATCTTCATCCAGCTCTCGCACTATTCTGGAGCTTGCCCGAAGGGATTGT ACCTTTTCCATCTGACTACGCCCGCTATTTCGGATGATCCTGCGTCCGATCTAAGGATATTTACATTGCAGCTTTTCCAGTACGCCGATCCAGAAATCATATTCAGTTCATACTTTACGCTTACTGCGCAATCACAACCGGATAAAGGTGGCGCGGATAATATCGTTTACTATACAGACGCGCCTAGCTACGAGATGGACTATTATGATGCCATTGCCAATGCCCGTCACATCTTTGGCAAGCTCTACACGGATGTGGAATTTTTACCACGTGCCCCAGATGTTGAAGAGATTGTCGTCGATGGCGAGGATCCAAGTGCCTTGAACGAGCATAGTTTGCCGGAGGATTTGCGTGCACAGCTGCAGGACATGCAACAGGCGACTGAAGAAATGGATATACAAGACTAG
- the pds5 gene encoding sister chromatid cohesion protein PDS5 homolog B: MTDIVYPNGCRPLVEDLGTDELIRRLKTLANVLQTMDQDDNLYQQYIPLALHLLDDFFMQHTSRDVQLLIACCIADVLRVYAPEAPYKEQDQIKSIFKFFIKQLHGLKDPRDPSFKRYFYLLENLAFVKSFNMCFELEDCQEIFHDLFSTIFKIVNDQHSAKITNFFLDVLSPLITEADNLSVELLDLLLINIVEPNKSSNRCVAHLTEQLLAKTGDALESPIKMFFNRALVMDKPNNKLSITNKIYDIIYELNRINPDLLYSVLPQLENKLLSTDDAERLKATTLLSRMFSEKDSQLSQKYQNLLRTFLGRFCDISEAVRVKCVQSSMHFLLNHPHLEPDITEKLRLRNHDLDENVRHEVVMAIVATAKREFSVVIEAPELLEIVRERTLDKKYKIRRDAMNGLAYIYKLAICEPNDLSADAKQRVDWIKNKILHGYYKVGLEDRLLVERLLITSLVPYKLAPEERMKKLYHLLGDLDANATKAFVELQKNQMKTRNTVSDWIKLHHSKEFTPRVLSQLAVKQTTIAKLLPDPLKASEYLTQFSNNLRKDAQLLRCINIVLKRDVSCRECADTMGTLLKKLGSHVQSNLYYNTVKMLIERVASVMVDKESIGVLIGLIDQCIQGGSICEEIGISSEEAGERGLKLLSMLSYVFSAHFFTDTSLRHLIALLSYEHDYVAPLVLKTLTHLGRYQPLIDATPAILNELAPICRDFALIGTPKQAKHAVRCIFVNSQSSAPTDGAGGGGSASTTTQTVHPIFNEIIEALRLKLTPNCEHQRTKIVALGHIAYNMPQAFLTPIKNMIARRIVKELLIQEVPVQRDYDLPDDADWCAEEDLPPDTLCKLDALKAMARWLLGLRTDEHAAQKTFRMLAAFVNQRGDLLAQNRLCGAEKSWLRLGAACAMLKVCEQKGVGDQYSAEQYLQLSQLMTDPVPQVREIFARKLHKGLGRSLPRNCLPLDFMGLYVLAGLETDRKLQDLVRHYVDTDVNKRREYLKTVAMTSPDSSTESQSLHILPDYMLAFAIPVLVHDPGYTNHEDYVQLRKMEKCLRFILEPLMAKRESFVYGFYKQLLQLIKHREFSQGSDKRDNYKMWALCDLAMYIIDSKMGHISESNSNTFSMPLALPEMYYRQPATANFQNNEVYIPLDVYTLGAKVNKATTTAMATSRAVAAPKRPAEPSLSDDEDPQENNLFDNIRAADTTEPTAKRTRGGAGAAKS; this comes from the exons ATGACGGACATTGTTTATCCGAACGGCTGTCGGCCATTGGTGGAAGACCTGGGCACAGACGAGCTCATACGCCGCCTTAAG ACACTCGCCAATGTCCTGCAGACCATGGACCAGGATGACAATCTCTATCAACAGTATATACCATTGGCACTCCACCTGCTGGACGACTTCTTTATGCAGCATACATCCCGCGATGTCCAACTGCTGATAGCGTGCTGCATAGCGGATGTATTGCGCGTATATGCGCCTGAGGCCCCCTACAAAGAGCAAGATCAAATCAAAAGCATTTTCAAGTTTTTTATCAAACAATTGCACGGTCTAAAGGATCCCCGCGATCCGTCCTTCAAGCGTTACTTTTATCTCTTGGAGAACTTAGCCTTTGTCAAGTCTTTCAACATGTGCTTCGAGCTCGAGGACTGCCAGGAAATCTTCCACGACCTGTTTAGTACCATTTTTAAAATTGTGAA CGATCAGCACAGTGCCAAGATCACAAACTTTTTCCTGGACGTGCTGAGTCCCCTGATAACCGAGGCTGACAATTTGTCCGTGGAACTTCTGGACCTCTTACTGATTAACATAGTGGAACCAAATAAATCAAGCAACAGATGTGTTGCACATCTAACCGAGCAACTGCTCGCCAAGACCGGTGACGCATTGGAGTCCCCAATCAAAATG TTCTTTAACCGTGCATTGGTCATGGATAAGCCGAACAACAAACTGTCTATTACAAACAAAATCTATGATATCATCTATGAGCTTAATCGCATCAATCCCGATCTTCTGTACTCCGTGCTGCCCCAATTGGAGAACAAACTACTGTCCACTGATGATGCAGAAAGGCTGA AAGCCACCACGTTGCTGTCGCGCATGTTCTCCGAGAAGGACTCGCAGCTTTCGCAGAAATATCAGAACCTGTTACGCACCTTCTTGGGCCGCTTCTGCGATATCTCGGAGGCAGTGCGTGTCAAGTGCGTACAATCGTCCATGCATTTTCTCCTAAATCACCCACATCTGGAACCTGATATAACGGAAAAGTTGCGCCTGCGTAATCACGATTTGGACGAAAATGTGCGCCATGAAGTGGTCATGGCCATTGTGGCGACGGCCAAGCGGGAATTTAGCGTAGTAATAGAGGCGCCCGAACTACTCGAGATTGTACGCGAGCGGACGCTGGACAAAAAATACAAGATTCGACGAGACGCCATGAATGGCCTGGCCTACATCTACAAACTGGCCATCTGCGAACCAAATGACTTGAGTGCTGATGCCAAGCAGAGAGTGGACTGGATCAAGAACAAGATACTGCACGGCTACTACAAGGTGGGTCTGGAGGATCGCCTGCTAGTAGAGCGTTTGCTCATCACCTCATTGGTTCCCTACAAACTGGCGCCCGAGGAGCGCATGAAGAAACTGTACCATCTGCTAGGCGATCTTGATGCGAATGCGACCAAGGCCTTTGTTGAACtgcaaaaaaatcaaatgaagaCACGCAACACGGTTAGCGATTGGATCAAGCTGCATCATTCCAAGGAGTTTACTCCACGGGTGCTCAGCCAACTGGCTGTTAAACAGACCACCATTGCCAA ATTGCTTCCCGATCCCTTGAAAGCTTCCGAATATCTCACACAATTCAGTAACAATCTACGCAAAGATGCCCAGCTCTTGCGCTGCATCAACATTGTCCTGAAGCGCGATGTCAGCTGTCGTGAGTGTGCCGACACTATGGGCACGCTTCTGAAAAAGCTGGGCTCCCACGTCCAATCAAATCTGTACTACAATACGGTCAAGATGCTGATTGAGCGCGTGGCCTCAGTGATGGTGGATAAAGAGTCCATTGGTGTGCTGATAGG CCTGATTGACCAATGCATTCAGGGTGGTTCTATATGCGAAGAGATTGGCATATCGTCCGAGGAGGCAGGCGAGCGCGGACTCAAACTTCTGAGT ATGCTCTCATATGTTTTCTCGGCTCACTTTTTCACCGATACCTCTTTGCGTCATTTGATCGCCTTGCTCAGCTATGAGCACGATTATGTGGCGCCACTGGTGCTGAAGACCCTCACGCATTTGGGACGCTATCAACCGTTGATTGACGCCACGCCGGCGATTCTCAATGAGTTGGCTCCAATCTGCCGAGACTTTGCCTTAATTGGAACACCCAAGCAGGCCAAGCACGCGGTGCGCTGTATTTTCGTCAACAGTCAATCGTCGGCGCCCACcgatggagctggaggtggCGGAAGTGCATCGACCACGACTCAGACGGTGCATCCCATTTTCAACGAGATCATTGAGGCACTGCGTCTGAAGCTGACACCAAATTGCGAGCATCAGCGCACGAAAATAGTGGCCCTGGGCCACATAGCCTACAACATGCCTCAGGCGTTCCTCACACCCATCAAGAACATGATTGCCCGCCGTATTGTCAAGGAGCTGCTCATTCAGGAGGTGCCAGTGCAGCGGGACTACGATCTGCCCGACGATGCTGATTGGTGTGCCGAAGAAGATCTCCCGCCAGACACGCTGTGCAAGCTGGATGCCCTAAAGGCCATGGCCCGCTGGCTGCTCGGCCTGCGTACGGATGAACACGCTGCACAGAAGACATTCCGAATGTTGGCCGCCTTTGTCAATCAGCGTGGCGATCTTCTCGCCCAGAATCGTCTCTGTGGAGCTGAGAAGTCCTGGCTACGCTTGGGCGCTGCTTGTGCGATGCTCAAGGTTTGTGAACAGAAGGGCGTAGGCGATCAGTACAGTGCCGAGCAGTATTTGCAGCTCTCTCAGCTTATG ACTGATCCGGTGCCACAGGTGCGGGAAATCTTTGCACGCAAGCTGCACAAGGGCCTAGGCAGGAGCCTGCCAAGGAATTGCTTACCCTTGGACTTTATGGGCTTGTACGTGCTTGCTGGCCTGGAAACTGACAGAAA ATTGCAAGACCTGGTGCGTCACTATGTGGACACGGATGTGAACAAACGTCGGGAATATCTCAAAACTGTTGCTATGACCT CCCCCGACAGCTCAACGGAATCACAATCGCTGCACATTCTACCTGACTACATGCTGGCTTTTGCCATTCCCGTGCTGGTCCACGATCCAGGCTATACGAATCACGAGGACTATGTTCAGCTGCGAAAAATGGAGAAATGTCTGCGCTTCATACTGGAACCGCTGATGGCCAAGCGGGAATCCTTCGTCTATGGTTTCTACAAGCAACTCCTTCAGCTGATAAAGCACCGCGAATTCAGCCAAGGTTCCGACAAGCGCGATAACTAT AAAATGTGGGCACTCTGCGATCTCGCCATGTACATTATCGACTCGAAGATGGGACACATCAGTGAAAGCAACTCGAACACATTCTCCATGCCACTGGCATTGCCAGAAATGTATTATAGGCAGCCTGCCACTGCAAACTTCCAGAACAACGAGGTCTATATACCGCTGGACGTGTATACGTTGGGCGCCAAAGTGAATAAAGCCACCACGACAGCAATGGCAACGTCTCGAGCGGTTGCTGCACCGAAAAGGCCCGCAGAGCCGTCCCTCTCAGATGATGAGGATCCACAG GAGAACAATCTTTTTGATAACATCCGAGCAGCAGACACAACGGAGCCTACGGCTAAGCGAACGCGTGGAGGAGCCGGCGCAGCCAAATCGTAG
- the LOC4804142 gene encoding ADP-ribosylation factor-like protein 6-interacting protein 6 isoform X2, producing the protein MPYINTDSVQQLTGFVQGQWSEALGWSERHQLVSKLSPLLCGLIVATFAYGMVYLDSAVPGVTPPSPFSPRSKQRFRQQKSASLHLGYLCALFSGLLVTIFMYFDF; encoded by the exons A TGCCGTACATCAACACAGACAGTGTTCAACAGTTGACCGGCTTTGTACAGGGTCAATGGAGCGAGGCCTTGGGATGGTCTGAGAGGCACCAACTGGTCTCCAAGTTGAGCCCACTGTTGTGTGGCCTCATCGTGGCCACATTCGCCTACGGAATGGTTTACTTGGACAGCGCAGTGCCAGGTGTGACGCCACCCTCGCCCTTTTCGCCCCGTTCGAAACAGCG GTTCCGTCAGCAGAAGAGTGCGTCGCTTCACTTGGGCTATCTGTGCGCTCTGTTCTCCGGATTGCTGGTTACGATCTTTATGTACTTTGATTTTTAA
- the LOC4804142 gene encoding uncharacterized protein isoform X1 — MKTNVAAAAVIRKSNAQQSTTRIFTSTPNNSRQRTEITSPLFRNCVGAVEAADKGGVGVGVTLTTFDPRLKKAALFLGILIIGYKSVILSMPYINTDSVQQLTGFVQGQWSEALGWSERHQLVSKLSPLLCGLIVATFAYGMVYLDSAVPGVTPPSPFSPRSKQRFRQQKSASLHLGYLCALFSGLLVTIFMYFDF, encoded by the exons atgaaaacaaacgTCGCCGCTGCGGCCGTCATTCGAAAATCAAACGCGCAACAGAGCACAACACGGATATTCACATCCACCCCAAATAATAGTCGTCAGCGCACAGAAATTACATCGCCACTTTTCCGTAACTGTGTAGGTGCAGTCGAAGCGGCTGACAAGGGCGGCGTAGGCGTGGGCGTGACATTGACAACCTTCGACCCGCGGCTCAAGAAAGCAGCGCTTTTTCTGGGTATACTCATCATTGGATACAAGAGCGTCATTCTAAGCA TGCCGTACATCAACACAGACAGTGTTCAACAGTTGACCGGCTTTGTACAGGGTCAATGGAGCGAGGCCTTGGGATGGTCTGAGAGGCACCAACTGGTCTCCAAGTTGAGCCCACTGTTGTGTGGCCTCATCGTGGCCACATTCGCCTACGGAATGGTTTACTTGGACAGCGCAGTGCCAGGTGTGACGCCACCCTCGCCCTTTTCGCCCCGTTCGAAACAGCG GTTCCGTCAGCAGAAGAGTGCGTCGCTTCACTTGGGCTATCTGTGCGCTCTGTTCTCCGGATTGCTGGTTACGATCTTTATGTACTTTGATTTTTAA
- the hpo gene encoding serine/threonine-protein kinase hippo, whose amino-acid sequence MAGNMSSSSNGELKKLSEESLLQPPEKVFDIMYKLGEGSYGSVYKALHKESCSIVAIKLVPVESDLHEIIKEISIMQQCDSPYVVRYYGSYFKQYDLWICMEYCGAGSVSDIMRLRKKTLTEDEIATIMSDTLKGLVYLHLRRKIHRDIKAANILLNTEGYAKLADFGVAGQLTDTMAKRNTVIGTPFWMAPEVIEEIGYDCVADIWSLGITALEMAEGKPPYGDIHPMRAIFMIPQKPPPSFREPDRWSTEFIDFVSKCLVKAPDERATATELLEHEFIRNAKHRTILKTMLEETCAIREQQRANRAAGGVLASSQAKSLATQENSMLHNMQEEETEFNGTGKTFIDDPGTLVPEKFGEYQQSSASDATMISHPEPDFDEGTLGPGGVRGLSRATAITATGATAASASSPLDVPAVDSGTMVELESNLGTMVINSDSDDSTTAKRNDDQKPRNRYRPQFLEHFERKNGGDGRGDDKSAATEYSPAAAEQQQQQQQQEEQHLASGANDLNNWEHNMEMQFQQISAINQYGIQQHQQHQQQHVLMAYPLMNDQLIAINNQQNLLRNNATPLAQQGHPAVAAAQPPPAYQNQHMHSQSHAYVEGEFEFLKFLTFDDLNQRLSNIDHEMELEIEQLNKKYNAKRQPIVDAMNAKRKRQQNINNNLIKI is encoded by the exons ATGGCCGGTAACATGTCTTCCAGTTCGAATGGGGAGTTAAAGAAACTTTCGGAGGAAAGTTTACTACAGCCCCCGGAAAAGGTTTTCGATATTATGTACAAACTGGGCGAGGGAAGTTACGGGTCCGTCTATAAGGCGCTCCACAAAGAGAGCTGCTCCATTGTGGCCATTAAGCTGGTGCCGGTGGAGTCCGACCTGCACGAGATCATAAAGGAGATATCAATTATGCAACAGTGCGACTCTCCGTACGTGGTTCGCTACTACGGGTCTTACTTTAAGCAGTACGATTTGTGGATATGCATGGAATACTGCGGGGCGGGCAGCGTTTCCGACATAATGCGCCTCCGCAAGAAAACGCTGACAGAGGACGAGATAGCCACCATAATGTCGGACACGCTCAAAGGCCTGGTCTATCTGCATCTGCGCCGGAAAATACATCGAGATATAAAGGCTGCCAACATACTGCTCAACACGGAAGGCTATGCGAAGCTGGCCGACTTTGGTGTGGCTGGCCAGCTTACAGACACGATGGCCAAGCGGAACACGGTCATAGGAACTCCCTTCTGGATGGCCCCCGAGGTTATTGAGGAGATTGGCTACGATTGTGTAGCGGATATTTGGTCCCTTGGCATCACAGCCCTTGAAATGGCTGAGGGAAAGCCCCCCTACGGTGATATACATCCCATGCGGGCTATTTTTATGATACCTCAGAAGCCACCGCCCTCGTTTCGGGAACCAGACAGATGGAGCACTGAATTTATTGACTTTGTAAGCAAATGCCTGGTAAAGGCTCCCGATGAACGTGCCACAGCTACAGAGTTACTGGAGCACGAATTCATCCGTAATGCCAAGCACCGTACCATATTGAAGACCATGTTGGAGGAGACCTGTGCCATTCGAGAACAACAGCGGGCCAATCGGGCTGCTGGCGGAGTGTTGGCCTCTAGTCAGGCCAAAAGTCTTGCCACACAGGAGAACAGTATGCTACACAACATGCAAGAGGAAGAAACAGAGTTCAACGGCACGGGCAAGACCTTCATTGATGATCCTGGCACGCTGGTACCTGAAAAATTCGGTGAATATCAGCAAAGCTCCGCTTCAGATGCAACCATGATATCGCATCCGGAGCCAGATTTTGACGAAGGCACCTTGGGACCGGGTGGCGTACGAGGTTTGAGCAGGGCAACGGCAATTACGGCAACCGGCGCGACTGCTGCGTCTGCATCATCACCTCTCGATGTACCAGCAGTCGATAGTGGAACGATGGTGGAGCTGGAGTCAAACTTGG GAACAATGGTGATTAACTCTGACTCGGACGATTCGACAACGGCTAAGCGCAATGACGATCAGAAACCACGCAACCGGTATCGTCCTCAGTTCCTGGAGCATTTCGAACGTAAAAATGGGGGCGATGGACGGGGCGACGACAAGTCGGCGGCTACAGAGTATTCCCCAGCGgcagccgagcagcagcagcagcagcaacaacaggaggagcagcatctGGCCAGTGGAGCCAACGATTTAAACAACTGGGAGCACAACATGGAAATGCAGTTCCAGCAGATATCCGCAATCAATCAGTACGGGatacagcaacaccagcagcaccagcagcagcatgtaCTCATGGCCTATCCACTGATGAATGATCAGCTCATTGCCATTAACAATCAACAGAATCTTCTGCGCAACAATGCCACGCCCCTTGCTCAGCAGGGACACccggctgtggctgcagctCAACCGCCGCCCGCATATCAGAACCAACATATGCACTCGCAATCGCACGCATATGTGGAGGGTGAATTTGAGTTCCTTAAGTTTCTTACCTTCGACGATCTAAATCAGCGTCTTAGCAACATTGACCACGAAATGGAGCTGGAGATTGAGCAGTTGAATAAGAAATACAATGCCAAACGGCAGCCCATTGTGGATGCCATGAATGCAAAGCGCAAACGCCAGCAGAATATCAATAATAATCTGATTAAGATATAG